One stretch of Argiope bruennichi chromosome 3, qqArgBrue1.1, whole genome shotgun sequence DNA includes these proteins:
- the LOC129962571 gene encoding tubulin alpha-1C chain-like, with amino-acid sequence MRECISVHIGQAGVQIGNACWELYCLEHGIQPDGNMPSDKAVGTGDDSFNTFFSETGAGKHVPRAVFVDLEPTVVDEVRTGGYRQLYHPEQLISGKEDAANNYARGHYTIGKEIVDLVLDRIRKLADQCTGLQGFLIFHSFGGGTGSGFTSLLMERLSVDYGKKSKLEFSIYPAPQVSTAVVEPYNSILTTHTTLEHSDCAFMVDNEAIYDICRRNLDIERPTYTNLNRLISQIVSSITASLRFDGALNVDLTEFQTNLVPYPRIHFPLVTYAPVISAEKAYHEQLSVAEITNACFEPANQMVKCDPRHGKYMACCMLYRGDVVPKDVNAAIAAIKTKRTIQFVDWCPTGFKVGINYQPPTVVPGGDLAKVPRAVCMLSNTTAIAEAWARLDHKFDLMYAKRAFVHWYVGEGMEEGEFSEAREDMAALEKDYEEVGLDSNDGMEDEGDEY; translated from the exons Atg CGAGAGTGCATCAGTGTTCACATTGGACAGGCCGGAGTCCAGATCGGTAACGCCTGCTGGGAATTGTACTGTTTGGAACATGGAATCCAACCTGACGGAAACATGCCCAGCGACAAGGCTGTGGGAACCGGAGACGATTCCTTCAACACTTTCTTCAGCGAGACTGGAGCCGGCAAACACGTCCCAAGGGCCGTTTTCGTAGATCTGGAACCAACAGTAGTTG ATGAAGTACGAACTGGAGGTTACCGTCAATTGTACCATCCAGAACAGCTCATTTCCGGCAAGGAAGACGCAGCTAACAACTATGCTCGTGGTCATTACACTATTGGAAAAGAAATCGTTGACTTGGTGCTTGACAGGATCCGTAAACTCGCTGACCAATGCACAGGGCTTCAAGGTTTCCTCATCTTCCACAGTTTCGGAGGTGGAACCGGCTCTGGATTTACATCTTTGTTGATGGAAAGATTGTCTGTAGATTACGGCAAAAAATCCAAGCTTGAATTCTCTATTTATCCTGCACCTCAg GTATCCACAGCTGTTGTTGAGCCCTACAATTCTATCCTAACCACCCACACCACTCTTGAACATTCCGACTGCGCCTTTATGGTAGATAATGAAGCTATCTACGACATCTGCCGCCGAAATCTGGACATCGAAAGGCCGACTTACACTAATCTGAACAGATTAATCAGCCAGATCGTCTCGTCCATTACCGCATCCCTCCGATTCGATGGTGCCCTGAATGTTGATCTCACTGAATTCCAAACTAATTTAGTGCCATATCCAAG AATTCATTTCCCACTTGTAACTTATGCACCTGTGATATCCGCCGAAAAAGCTTACCATGAACAGCTCAGCGTGGCCGAAATTACAAATGCCTGTTTCGAACCCGCCAACCAGATGGTGAAATGCGATCCCAGACACGGCAAGTACATGGCTTGTTGCATGTTGTACAGAGGGGACGTCGTGCCCAAAGATGTGAATGCCGCTATCGCTGCCATTAAGACCAAGAGAACCATCCAATTCGTAGACTGGTGTCCAACTGGTTTCAAG GTTGGCATCAACTACCAGCCTCCAACTGTCGTTCCTGGCGGAGATTTGGCTAAAGTGCCACGTGCCGTCTGCATGCTGTCCAATACCACAGCCATCGCCGAAGCTTGGGCCAGACTCGACCACAAGTTCGATCTCATGTACGCCAAGAGAGCCTTCGTCCACTGGTACGTCGGAGAAGGTATGGAAGAAGGTGAGTTCTCCGAGGCCCGTGAAGACATGGCTGCCCTCGAAAAGGACTACGAAGAAGTCGGACTGGACTCCAATGATGGCATGGAGGACGAAGGAGATGAATATTAG